A genomic segment from Sorangium aterium encodes:
- a CDS encoding RNA polymerase sigma factor gives MLVHAAHAPARSSNPAPPSPGATRALGRGPSFGAARTAPGEGSRGAADELLRGLVEMTPELFGRALRLSRTPATAEDLVQDTVERAIRFAGSYEPGTNLRAWVHQILFSVFITRCRRSRRERNALDVLASDPCAWTAPERCADVHALSPGVRRALATLPPTFRDTLVLVDLEEMSYKDAATRLGVPVGTVMSRLHRGRKLLAEVLQSEAPGGKTEARSDVKAAAA, from the coding sequence ATGCTCGTCCACGCCGCTCATGCCCCCGCCCGGTCCTCGAACCCAGCGCCGCCGTCGCCCGGCGCGACGCGCGCGCTCGGGCGCGGGCCGTCCTTCGGCGCGGCGCGGACGGCGCCAGGAGAGGGCTCGCGGGGAGCGGCCGACGAGCTGCTCCGGGGCCTTGTCGAAATGACACCGGAGCTCTTCGGCCGCGCGCTGCGGCTCTCCCGGACGCCCGCGACGGCCGAGGACCTCGTGCAGGACACGGTGGAGCGCGCGATCCGGTTTGCGGGGAGCTACGAGCCCGGGACCAACCTGCGGGCGTGGGTGCACCAGATCCTCTTCAGCGTCTTCATCACCCGCTGCCGCCGCAGCCGCCGCGAGCGCAACGCCCTCGACGTGCTCGCGAGCGACCCGTGCGCGTGGACCGCGCCGGAGCGCTGCGCCGACGTGCACGCCCTCTCGCCCGGCGTGCGGCGCGCGCTCGCGACGCTCCCGCCGACCTTCCGTGACACCCTGGTGCTCGTGGATCTCGAGGAGATGTCTTACAAGGACGCAGCGACGCGGCTGGGCGTCCCGGTCGGCACCGTCATGAGCCGCCTGCACCGCGGCCGGAAGCTGCTCGCCGAGGTGCTGCAGAGCGAAGCGCCGGGCGGCAAGACCGAGGCGAGGAGCGACGTGAAGGCCGCGGCGGCATGA
- a CDS encoding NAD(P)/FAD-dependent oxidoreductase, whose amino-acid sequence MATTAREPHVVIVGGGFGGLNAAKALRDAPVRVTLIDRTNHHLFQPLLYQVATASLSPADIAVPIRSVLSRQRNVRVLLGEVTGVDLAGRRVSVDGDPLDYDFLILAVGATNNYFGHEEWARFAPALKNLDEALTIRERMLLAFEAAEREEDPAARRRLLTFVVIGGGATGVEMAGAFAELARYILARDFRSLDPSLSRVLLVEIGARILQAFPESLSASAEEQLTSLGVEVIKGRRFRRIDEQGVEFEDGERLRAATVIWAAGVRGTPLAHALGVELDRVGRVKVGPDCSLPGHPNVFAIGDMAMLRDRNGVDVPGLSPAAIQEGRFVARCILGDLEGRPRGQFAYLDKGTMATIGRSRAIAKVGRLQMSGTLAWLAWLAVHVLFLIGFRNRFTVMFAWMWQYITFKRGARLITGHTSPVLLAAPAPSLRRPSAASPAAEAVSSGP is encoded by the coding sequence ATGGCAACGACCGCGAGAGAGCCTCACGTCGTGATCGTCGGCGGAGGGTTCGGCGGCCTGAACGCGGCAAAGGCGCTCCGTGACGCGCCCGTCCGGGTCACCCTCATCGACAGGACCAATCATCACCTGTTCCAGCCGCTGCTCTATCAGGTGGCGACGGCCAGCCTCTCGCCGGCCGACATCGCGGTCCCGATCCGATCGGTCCTGTCGCGCCAGCGCAACGTCCGGGTCCTGCTCGGCGAGGTGACGGGCGTGGACCTCGCCGGCCGGCGCGTCTCCGTCGACGGCGACCCGCTGGACTACGACTTCCTGATCCTCGCGGTCGGCGCGACGAACAACTACTTTGGCCACGAGGAGTGGGCCCGGTTCGCGCCGGCGCTCAAGAACCTCGACGAGGCGCTCACCATCCGCGAGCGCATGCTGCTCGCCTTCGAGGCCGCCGAGCGCGAGGAGGACCCCGCAGCGCGGCGGCGGCTGCTCACGTTCGTCGTCATCGGCGGCGGCGCCACGGGCGTCGAGATGGCCGGCGCCTTCGCCGAGCTCGCGCGCTACATCCTCGCGCGCGACTTCCGCTCCCTCGACCCCTCGCTCTCGCGGGTGCTGCTCGTCGAGATCGGCGCCCGCATCCTCCAGGCCTTCCCGGAGAGCCTCTCTGCGAGCGCCGAGGAGCAGCTCACGTCCCTCGGGGTCGAGGTCATCAAGGGGCGCCGCTTCCGCCGCATCGACGAGCAGGGGGTGGAGTTCGAGGACGGCGAGCGCCTCCGCGCCGCGACCGTCATCTGGGCCGCGGGGGTCCGCGGCACCCCGCTCGCGCACGCGCTCGGCGTCGAGCTCGATCGCGTCGGCCGCGTGAAGGTCGGGCCGGACTGCTCCCTCCCCGGGCATCCGAACGTCTTCGCGATCGGCGACATGGCGATGCTCCGCGACCGGAACGGCGTCGACGTGCCCGGCCTCAGCCCTGCCGCGATCCAGGAGGGGCGCTTCGTCGCGCGCTGCATCCTCGGCGATCTCGAGGGCCGCCCGCGCGGGCAGTTCGCCTACCTCGACAAGGGGACGATGGCGACCATCGGCCGCTCGCGCGCCATCGCGAAGGTCGGGCGCCTGCAGATGTCGGGCACGCTGGCGTGGCTCGCCTGGCTGGCCGTCCACGTGCTGTTCCTTATCGGCTTCAGGAACCGCTTCACCGTCATGTTCGCGTGGATGTGGCAGTACATCACCTTCAAGCGCGGCGCCCGCCTCATCACCGGCCATACCTCGCCGGTGCTCCTGGCGGCGCCTGCGCCTTCGCTGCGTCGCCCGTCGGCCGCGAGTCCGGCGGCTGAGGCCGTCTCCAGCGGCCCCTGA
- a CDS encoding helix-turn-helix domain-containing protein: protein MKARRAQTPARSAAAEPPSPPPPPASEPGGDDPAFDEASDLTPVVASNLKRFRAERGLSLERLAKASGVSRAMLGQIELGQSTPTINVLWKIARALGVPFSALMSQATSPVTTVMQSSHARILRSRNGDFSSRALFPMDRPRNVEFYELRLAPRSVEHADAHAPGTAENLIVTEGSVEITVAGERRLLETGDAILFEADSPHSYRNPGSAEAVMYLVMTYGSRG, encoded by the coding sequence GTGAAGGCACGCAGAGCCCAGACCCCCGCGCGATCGGCGGCTGCCGAGCCGCCGTCCCCACCCCCGCCCCCGGCGAGCGAGCCTGGCGGGGACGACCCGGCGTTCGACGAGGCGTCGGACCTCACGCCGGTCGTCGCCTCCAACCTGAAGCGGTTCCGGGCCGAGCGCGGCCTCTCGCTCGAGCGCCTGGCGAAGGCGTCCGGGGTGAGCCGGGCGATGCTCGGGCAGATCGAGCTGGGCCAGAGCACGCCGACCATCAACGTCCTCTGGAAGATCGCGCGCGCCCTCGGGGTCCCCTTCTCGGCGCTGATGAGCCAGGCGACCTCGCCCGTCACGACCGTCATGCAGTCCTCGCACGCGCGCATCCTGCGATCGCGCAACGGCGACTTCTCTTCCCGGGCGCTCTTCCCGATGGACCGGCCGCGCAACGTGGAGTTCTACGAGCTCCGCCTCGCGCCGCGCTCGGTCGAGCACGCCGACGCGCACGCGCCGGGCACCGCGGAGAACCTGATCGTCACCGAGGGCTCGGTGGAAATCACCGTGGCCGGCGAGCGGCGCCTGCTCGAGACCGGCGACGCCATCCTGTTCGAGGCCGACAGCCCGCACAGCTACCGCAACCCGGGCAGCGCAGAGGCCGTCATGTACCTCGTCATGACCTACGGCTCGCGCGGGTAG
- a CDS encoding DUF2325 domain-containing protein, whose amino-acid sequence MRITWIGGLDRNQAQLERMALQAGHHLEFHTGNTGGRGAAELRAAIERADLVIVLTDVNSHGGVLLAKKLCQKLGRAAFMARRCGASRFQQLLDALAQRESRYLAAG is encoded by the coding sequence ATGCGGATCACCTGGATTGGTGGGTTGGATCGCAACCAGGCTCAGCTGGAGCGGATGGCCCTGCAGGCGGGGCACCATCTGGAGTTTCACACGGGCAACACGGGCGGCCGCGGGGCGGCCGAGCTGCGGGCGGCCATCGAGCGGGCCGATCTCGTGATCGTGCTGACCGACGTGAACAGCCACGGCGGTGTGCTCCTCGCCAAGAAGCTCTGCCAGAAGCTCGGCCGCGCGGCGTTCATGGCCCGGCGCTGCGGCGCCTCGCGCTTCCAGCAGCTGCTCGACGCGCTCGCGCAGCGGGAATCGCGGTATCTCGCGGCTGGATGA
- a CDS encoding sulfate ABC transporter substrate-binding protein has protein sequence MTVLCCVLALALSACSKGDAAGASKSGSLQILNVSYDPTRELYEEVNAAFAKRWKEQSGQDVTIKQSHGGSGKQARSVIDGLEADVVTLALAYDVDAVASAGLIKEGWQARLKDNSAPYTSTIVFLVRKGNPKGIKDWDDLVKEGVAVITPNPKTSGGARWNYLAAWGYELKRAGGDEAKAKDFVGRLFKNVPVLDTGARGSTTTFVERGLGDVLIAWENEALLAVKQSGKDKFEVIVPSISILAEPPVAVVDKVVDRRGTRAAAEAYLAFLSTEEGQRIAVKHFYRPRNPAILAAAESEGVFQKVALFSIDDVFGGWQKAQKTHFSDGGVFDQIYQAGK, from the coding sequence ATGACGGTGCTTTGTTGTGTGCTGGCGCTGGCGCTCTCGGCGTGCTCGAAGGGCGATGCGGCCGGCGCCTCGAAGTCGGGGTCGCTGCAGATACTGAACGTCTCGTACGACCCCACGCGTGAGCTCTATGAAGAGGTGAACGCCGCCTTCGCGAAGCGCTGGAAGGAGCAGAGCGGACAGGACGTCACCATCAAGCAATCACACGGCGGCTCGGGCAAGCAGGCCCGGTCGGTGATCGACGGGCTCGAGGCGGACGTGGTCACGCTCGCGCTCGCCTACGACGTCGATGCGGTCGCGTCTGCCGGGCTGATCAAGGAGGGATGGCAGGCGCGCCTCAAGGACAACAGCGCTCCTTACACGTCGACCATTGTCTTCCTGGTGCGCAAGGGCAACCCCAAGGGCATCAAGGACTGGGACGATCTCGTGAAGGAGGGCGTCGCGGTCATCACCCCGAACCCGAAGACCTCCGGCGGGGCGCGGTGGAACTACCTCGCCGCGTGGGGGTACGAGCTGAAGCGGGCGGGCGGCGACGAGGCGAAGGCGAAGGACTTCGTCGGCCGCCTCTTCAAGAACGTGCCCGTCCTCGACACGGGGGCGCGCGGCTCGACCACGACGTTCGTCGAGCGTGGGCTCGGCGACGTCCTGATCGCCTGGGAGAACGAGGCGCTGCTCGCGGTGAAGCAGAGCGGTAAGGACAAGTTCGAGGTGATCGTGCCGTCGATCAGCATCCTCGCCGAGCCGCCTGTCGCGGTGGTCGACAAGGTGGTCGACAGGCGCGGGACGAGGGCCGCGGCGGAGGCGTACCTCGCCTTCCTCTCCACGGAGGAGGGGCAGCGCATCGCGGTGAAGCACTTCTATCGCCCGCGCAACCCGGCGATCCTCGCGGCGGCCGAGTCGGAGGGTGTCTTCCAGAAGGTCGCGCTCTTCTCGATTGACGACGTGTTCGGCGGGTGGCAAAAAGCCCAGAAGACGCATTTCTCCGACGGCGGCGTCTTCGACCAGATCTACCAGGCCGGTAAGTAG
- the cysT gene encoding sulfate ABC transporter permease subunit CysT, translating into MGITVTYLSLLVLVPLSMIFLKTATLQPAEIWAVVTSPRAVASLKMSFSASLIAAGINAVFGVLVAWVLVRYSFPGKSIVDALVDLPFALPTAVGGIALTAIYAQQGWVGRFLYPLGIQSAFSRLGVVIALTFVGLPFVVRTVQPVMEELEVDQEEAAASLGAGRFEIFRRILLPALWPSILTGFAMSFARAFGEYGSVVFISGNMPLKTEITPLVIMTKLEQYDYAGATALALVMLLCSFVLLFLINRLQSWSGARVSSRSPVEAPKPASERPAGARAPGVAS; encoded by the coding sequence ATGGGGATTACGGTAACGTACCTGTCGCTGCTCGTGCTTGTCCCGCTGTCGATGATCTTCCTCAAGACGGCGACGCTCCAGCCCGCCGAGATCTGGGCGGTGGTGACGTCGCCGCGCGCCGTCGCCTCCTTGAAGATGAGCTTCTCCGCGTCGCTCATCGCAGCGGGCATCAACGCGGTCTTCGGCGTCCTCGTGGCGTGGGTGCTCGTGCGCTACAGCTTTCCGGGCAAATCGATCGTCGACGCGCTCGTCGACCTGCCCTTCGCGCTGCCGACGGCGGTCGGCGGCATCGCGCTCACGGCCATCTATGCGCAGCAGGGGTGGGTCGGTCGGTTCCTGTACCCGCTCGGGATCCAGAGCGCGTTCAGCCGCCTGGGCGTCGTCATTGCGCTCACCTTCGTGGGGCTCCCGTTCGTCGTGCGGACCGTCCAGCCGGTGATGGAGGAGCTCGAGGTCGACCAGGAAGAGGCGGCGGCGTCGCTCGGCGCGGGCCGATTCGAGATCTTCCGTCGCATCCTCCTGCCCGCGCTCTGGCCATCGATCCTCACCGGGTTCGCGATGTCGTTCGCGAGGGCGTTCGGCGAGTACGGGTCGGTCGTGTTCATCTCCGGGAACATGCCGCTCAAGACGGAGATCACGCCGCTCGTCATCATGACCAAGCTCGAGCAGTACGACTATGCGGGCGCGACGGCGCTCGCGCTCGTGATGCTGCTCTGCTCCTTCGTGCTCCTCTTCCTGATCAACCGACTCCAGTCCTGGAGCGGCGCGCGCGTGTCGTCGCGGAGCCCTGTCGAAGCGCCCAAGCCCGCGTCGGAGCGGCCCGCGGGGGCCAGAGCGCCCGGGGTCGCGTCGTAA
- the cysW gene encoding sulfate ABC transporter permease subunit CysW, with the protein MAGAAGKLRVRSRGAVRGATSEPPLVRWALTAVALAFLGFFLFLPVVSVFIEALKDGLAGYWRAITAPDAVAAIELTLTTAIIAVPLNLVFGVAAAWAIARFEFTGKSLLVTLIDLPFAVSPVISGMIFVLLFGAQGVLGPWLIEHDLRVIFDRPGIILATTFVTFPFVARELIPFLESQGADEEHAALSLGASGWSMFFRITLPNAKWGLLYGVVLCNARAMGEFGAVSVVSGHIRGQTNTMPLHVEVLYNEFHFSAAFAVASLLVLLALLTLVAKRLIEYRAERDAAPAIDPAAKAGAG; encoded by the coding sequence ATGGCTGGCGCGGCGGGCAAGCTGCGGGTCAGGTCGCGCGGGGCGGTGCGCGGCGCCACGTCCGAGCCCCCGCTGGTGCGCTGGGCGCTGACGGCGGTGGCGCTCGCGTTCCTCGGGTTCTTCCTGTTCCTGCCGGTCGTGTCGGTGTTCATCGAGGCGTTGAAGGACGGCCTCGCGGGGTACTGGCGGGCGATCACCGCGCCCGACGCCGTGGCCGCCATCGAGCTGACGCTCACGACCGCGATCATCGCCGTGCCGCTCAACCTCGTCTTCGGCGTGGCCGCGGCCTGGGCGATCGCGCGCTTCGAGTTCACGGGAAAGAGCCTGCTCGTCACGCTCATCGATCTCCCGTTCGCTGTCTCGCCGGTGATCTCCGGCATGATCTTCGTCCTGCTCTTCGGGGCGCAAGGGGTGCTCGGCCCCTGGCTCATCGAGCACGACCTCCGGGTCATCTTCGATCGTCCGGGGATCATCCTCGCGACGACGTTCGTGACGTTCCCGTTCGTCGCGCGCGAGCTCATCCCGTTCCTGGAGAGCCAGGGGGCCGACGAGGAGCACGCGGCGCTGTCGCTCGGCGCGAGCGGGTGGAGCATGTTCTTCCGCATCACCCTCCCCAACGCGAAGTGGGGCCTGCTCTACGGCGTGGTGCTCTGCAACGCGCGGGCGATGGGCGAGTTCGGCGCGGTGTCGGTCGTCTCGGGGCATATCCGGGGGCAGACCAACACCATGCCGCTGCACGTCGAGGTGCTCTACAACGAGTTCCACTTCTCGGCGGCGTTCGCCGTCGCCTCGCTGCTCGTCCTGCTCGCGCTCCTGACGCTCGTGGCGAAGCGCCTTATCGAGTACCGGGCGGAGCGAGACGCCGCTCCGGCGATCGACCCGGCGGCGAAGGCCGGCGCGGGGTGA
- a CDS encoding SET domain-containing protein produces MTKLKIGSSGERGLGVFACGLIAKDETVERVPVIVLPDPQWELLEQTALHAYYFLWGEHAAAIPTGLGMLYNHSPEPNAKVIRHLESREMEIVAVRDIHPGEEVTFRYESVWFPLK; encoded by the coding sequence ATGACGAAGCTCAAGATTGGCTCAAGTGGAGAGAGGGGTCTCGGCGTCTTCGCGTGCGGCCTCATCGCGAAGGACGAGACGGTCGAGCGTGTGCCGGTGATCGTGCTCCCGGATCCGCAGTGGGAGCTGCTCGAGCAGACGGCGCTCCACGCGTATTACTTCCTCTGGGGAGAGCACGCGGCGGCGATCCCGACCGGGCTCGGGATGCTGTACAACCACTCCCCCGAGCCAAACGCAAAGGTCATCCGACACCTCGAGTCGAGGGAGATGGAGATCGTCGCCGTGCGCGACATCCATCCAGGCGAAGAGGTGACGTTCCGCTACGAGTCCGTCTGGTTCCCTCTGAAGTAA
- a CDS encoding penicillin-binding protein 1A, with the protein MERTLPDDGGADGSGPSPSERAPTRLWSPRRSAAERARAALGALLRAALGALLRREPRAPRPKLPPRALLLRWGKRLAIALACLLAVAVVAFFLVVHHYERDLPTTEELKSYNPPQVTRFLARDGTVIGELFVERRTLVPVIEIPPVMSLAALAAEDARFYKHDGLNYLGMLRALIVNLRSAEARQGGSTITQQVVKNVLLTHERTLDRKVRELLLARRIEQELTKDQILELYLNHIYFGHGRYGVEEAARFYFGKSVRQVTLAEAALLAGLVKGPSIYSPRVNKERAEKRRAFVLGQMREKRFLPAAQIDAALAEPIRLAPEPEHLDELAPEVLAEAERALRKAVGPDARYGGYTVVTSIDPKMQAAARAAVRQNLDAYAARHGLVAPFTRAKGDPAPFQGAPKDAGRAYLGAVTGADDARGTLAVRVGTAQGTVDLRKERRYNPRGLPPSRFAEVGKVLRVRFEGDPEAGKLRLDLGPQGALVAIDARTREIVALAGGYEGARGGLDRASNAHRQPGSTFKAIVYGYGIHSRKLTAASMLETDPAALEGYRPGNYDESEGQSPKRLREALAHSVNVAAVSALRDVGPEGVVAWARELGIASKLGADLSLALGSYEVTPREMAAAYATFAAGGAYQEPVLVTRIAGPRGEALPLPARPPPRPVMTAAEAYITTDLLTSVVKVGTAKQALSLRRPIAGKTGTTNDARDAWFVGYSTDIACAVWTGFDDATTLGAREVGSSAALPAFIAFMEKAHAGRPATDFPEPLGIVRLPIDPESGMPAFPGQEGAVEEVFLEGTEPTGVAVPDPAAIGQGILDLFKTQ; encoded by the coding sequence GTGGAACGTACGCTCCCCGATGACGGTGGCGCCGATGGCTCAGGCCCCTCGCCGAGCGAGCGCGCGCCGACGCGGCTCTGGTCCCCACGGCGGTCCGCGGCCGAGCGTGCGCGAGCGGCGCTGGGCGCGCTCTTGCGAGCGGCGCTGGGCGCGCTCTTGCGGCGGGAGCCCCGCGCGCCGCGGCCCAAGCTGCCGCCCCGCGCGCTGCTCCTCCGCTGGGGAAAGCGGCTCGCGATCGCCCTCGCCTGCCTCCTTGCCGTCGCCGTGGTCGCCTTCTTCCTCGTCGTCCATCACTACGAGCGCGACCTGCCGACCACCGAGGAGCTCAAGAGCTACAACCCGCCGCAGGTGACGCGGTTCCTCGCGCGCGACGGCACCGTCATCGGTGAGCTCTTCGTCGAGCGCCGGACGCTCGTGCCCGTCATCGAGATCCCGCCGGTGATGAGCCTCGCGGCGCTCGCGGCCGAGGACGCCAGGTTCTACAAACACGACGGCCTCAATTACCTGGGCATGCTCCGCGCGCTGATCGTCAATCTGCGCTCGGCGGAGGCGCGCCAGGGCGGCAGCACGATCACCCAGCAGGTCGTGAAGAACGTGCTGCTCACGCACGAGCGCACGCTGGACCGGAAGGTGCGCGAGCTCCTCCTCGCGCGCCGTATCGAGCAGGAGCTCACGAAGGACCAGATCCTCGAGCTCTACCTGAACCACATCTACTTCGGGCACGGGCGCTACGGGGTCGAGGAGGCGGCGCGGTTCTACTTCGGCAAGAGCGTCCGTCAGGTCACGCTGGCCGAGGCGGCGCTCCTCGCGGGCCTCGTGAAGGGGCCCTCCATCTACTCGCCGCGCGTGAACAAGGAGCGCGCCGAGAAGCGCCGCGCCTTCGTGCTCGGTCAGATGCGCGAGAAGCGCTTCCTGCCCGCGGCGCAGATCGACGCCGCGCTCGCGGAGCCGATCCGCCTCGCGCCCGAGCCGGAGCACCTGGACGAGCTCGCGCCCGAGGTCCTCGCCGAGGCCGAGCGCGCGCTGCGGAAGGCCGTCGGGCCCGACGCGAGGTACGGCGGCTACACGGTCGTGACCTCGATCGACCCGAAGATGCAGGCCGCGGCGCGCGCGGCGGTGCGCCAGAACCTCGACGCCTACGCCGCGCGGCACGGGCTCGTCGCGCCGTTCACCCGCGCCAAGGGGGATCCGGCGCCCTTCCAGGGCGCGCCCAAGGACGCGGGCCGCGCCTACCTCGGCGCGGTGACCGGCGCCGACGACGCGCGCGGGACGCTGGCCGTCCGCGTCGGCACGGCGCAAGGCACCGTCGATCTGCGCAAGGAGCGCCGATACAACCCGCGCGGGCTCCCGCCGAGCCGCTTCGCCGAGGTCGGCAAGGTGCTGCGCGTGCGCTTCGAGGGCGATCCCGAGGCCGGCAAGCTCCGGCTCGACCTCGGCCCGCAGGGGGCGCTCGTCGCGATCGACGCGCGCACGCGCGAGATCGTCGCGCTCGCCGGCGGCTACGAGGGCGCGCGCGGCGGCCTCGATCGGGCGAGCAACGCGCACCGCCAGCCAGGATCGACCTTCAAGGCGATCGTCTACGGCTACGGCATCCATTCGCGAAAGCTCACGGCCGCGTCGATGCTCGAGACCGATCCGGCGGCGCTCGAGGGCTATCGGCCCGGCAACTACGACGAGAGCGAAGGGCAGAGCCCGAAGCGCCTGCGCGAGGCGCTCGCCCACAGCGTGAACGTGGCCGCGGTGTCGGCGCTCCGGGACGTCGGCCCCGAGGGCGTGGTCGCGTGGGCGCGGGAGCTCGGGATCGCGTCGAAGCTCGGCGCGGACCTGTCCCTCGCGCTCGGCTCCTACGAGGTGACCCCGCGCGAGATGGCGGCCGCCTACGCGACGTTCGCCGCGGGCGGCGCGTACCAGGAGCCCGTCCTCGTGACGAGGATCGCGGGCCCGCGCGGCGAGGCGCTGCCCCTGCCGGCGCGGCCCCCGCCGCGCCCGGTGATGACCGCGGCGGAGGCGTACATCACGACGGACCTGCTCACCTCGGTCGTGAAGGTCGGCACGGCGAAGCAGGCGCTCTCGCTGCGCCGGCCGATCGCCGGAAAGACCGGGACGACGAACGACGCGAGGGACGCGTGGTTCGTCGGCTACTCGACCGACATCGCGTGCGCCGTGTGGACCGGCTTCGACGACGCCACGACGCTCGGCGCGCGCGAGGTGGGCAGCAGCGCCGCCCTGCCGGCGTTCATCGCGTTCATGGAGAAGGCGCACGCGGGGCGGCCGGCGACCGACTTCCCGGAGCCGCTCGGAATCGTGCGCCTCCCGATCGACCCGGAGAGCGGGATGCCGGCGTTCCCCGGCCAGGAGGGCGCTGTGGAGGAGGTGTTCCTCGAGGGCACCGAGCCGACCGGCGTCGCGGTGCCGGACCCGGCCGCGATCGGGCAGGGGATCCTGGACCTCTTCAAGACGCAGTGA
- a CDS encoding c-type cytochrome, with the protein MKWSPILAALLLLVAACKRPAEEAVALSPQAAKGKAMFSTLCAACHAPSSKLVGPPLSEIAGLYRADPAGIVRWAVTPGRKRADVPPMPSFRGVRESDLADIAQYIIEAGTAAGKQGP; encoded by the coding sequence ATGAAGTGGTCGCCGATCCTCGCCGCCCTGCTCCTGCTCGTGGCCGCGTGCAAGAGGCCCGCCGAGGAGGCGGTCGCGCTCTCGCCGCAGGCCGCGAAGGGCAAGGCCATGTTCTCCACCCTCTGCGCGGCGTGCCACGCCCCCAGCTCCAAGCTGGTCGGCCCTCCGCTCAGCGAGATCGCAGGGCTCTACAGGGCCGATCCCGCGGGCATCGTCCGCTGGGCCGTGACCCCGGGGCGCAAGCGCGCCGACGTCCCCCCGATGCCCAGCTTCCGCGGCGTCCGGGAGTCGGATCTCGCCGACATCGCGCAGTACATCATCGAGGCCGGCACCGCGGCCGGAAAGCAGGGTCCATGA